Proteins from a single region of Palaemon carinicauda isolate YSFRI2023 chromosome 1, ASM3689809v2, whole genome shotgun sequence:
- the LOC137628424 gene encoding uncharacterized protein: MLIHSEVRSGSCVREKKFFRCGKVERKKNECRWALGACSVCGGIGHHVSECKKEKVVKCYRCGMTGHIASGCRSNHTNVICGNCGRAAHYARMSEEQHAKCTECGVDGHTARVCRKKG; encoded by the coding sequence ATGCTAATACACAGTGAGgttaggtcaggtagttgtgtccgtgaaaaGAAGTTTTTTAGGTGTGGAAAAGTAGAAcgtaaaaagaatgagtgtagatgggcattaggagcatgttccGTGTGTGGTGGGATAGGGCATCAtgttagtgagtgtaagaaagagaaagtggttaaatgttatcggtgcggtatgactgggcatatagcaagtggatgtaggagtaatcatacaaatgtgatttgcggcaattgtggtaggGCTGCTCATTATGCGAGGATGTCCGAGGAGCAGCAtgctaaatgtactgaatgtggtgtagatggacatacagctagggtttgtaggaagaagggataa